GTAAGCCTACCCTGTGACGGTGTCAGGTCGGGAACCGCCGGTTTCCGTTGTGGGGCTGGCGGGGGATGCGCTTCCCGGCCGCTCGCATCCGCTGGAGGCTATTCTGCTCGAGATTGCCGTCGTCCTCGTTCTCGTGGTCCTGAACGGGGTGTTCTCCCTCTCCGAGCTCGCAGTGGTCTCCGCCCGCCGCCCCCGGCTCCGGGCGATGGCGGAGGAGGGGCGGCCGGGGGCCAGGACCGCCCTGGCCCTCGCTTCCGACCCTGGCCGTTTCCTGTCCACCGTCCAGATCGGCATCACCCTGGTCGGCGTGCTGGCGGGCGCATTCTCCGGCTCCGCGCTCGGCGGGCGGCTCACGGCTTGGCTGATGGGGCTGGGTGTTCCCCAGTCCGTCGCCGACCCGGCCGGGTTCGGCGGCGTGGTGGCCGTGGTAACCTACCTCTCCATCGTGGTGGGCGAGCTGGTCCCCAAGCGCCTGGCCCTGAGCAACGCCGAGGGCCTGGCCTGTACCATGGCGCCCCTGATGAACGTGGTGTCCAGGGTCGCCGCCCCGCTGGTCTGGCTGCTGGACAACTCCACGGGACTGATCTTCCGCCTCATGGGCCGCGGCGACGAGCCGGAGGAGAAGGTCACCCAGGACGACGTGCGCTCGCTCGTTACCGAGGCGGAGCGGCACGGATCCATCGAGACCGCGGAACGCCACATGATCGCGGGCGTGCTGCGCCTGGGCGGCCGCCCGGTGAAGGGCGTGATGACGCCTCGCGGTGACGTGGACTGGATCGACGCCGCAGGAAGCCTTGACGCCATGAGGGAGGTGCTGATGCGGACGGCGCATTCGCGCCTGCCCGTGATCGATGGCTCCCCGGACATTGTCATCGGCGTCGTGCAGTCCCGCGCACTCCTGGCGGCCATGCTTCGCGGCGAGACGCTCGACCCGCGCGCCATGGCCCGCACCGCTCCCATGGTGCCGGACACGGCGGAGGCGCTGGAGATCCTGTCGACGCTCCGGAAGGCCGAGGTGCCGATGGCGCTCGTCCACGACGAGTACGGCCACTTCGAGGGGCTGGTGACGCCGACGGACCTGACGGGGGCCATCGTGGGCGGGTTCCGCTCCGACGAGGATCCCGGTGACGAGCAGGCGGCGGTCCAGCGCGAGGACGGCTCCTGGCTGCTCGGCGGGTGGATGCCCGCGGACGAGATGGCGGACACGCTCCGCCTCACCCTTCCGGCGGACCGGCCCTACCAGACGGTCGCGGGCTTCGTGCTGGACGCGATGAAGCGCCTGCCGCAGGTGGGGGAGGGCGTGGAGGTGGATGGCTGGCGCTTCGAGGTGGTGGACCTCGACGGGCGCCGGATCGACAAGGTGCTGGCCGCCCCGGCCAGGCCAGGCACCGTGCTCGCCACCCACCGCCCCGGAGGCGGGCCGCCCGTGCGGTGAGCGCCGCCCGGACCGGGATCACGCACCCGGCGCCGCCCCGGCCAACGGGCGGGGGGCGCGGGGTTCGCCGGGCCGCTCACCCCTGCGCGGCGGATCCGGCGGCCTCGCCCGCCCCGCCAAGGAAGGCGAGGTTCCGCTCCCTGAGCAGCGCCGCCTCCTCGTCGTACAGGAAGGGCAGGGTGGCGTAGCGGGTGCCGCGCGTCACCCGTGTCGCCTCGTGCAGCAGGGAGCAGGAGAAGACCACCGCGCCACCGACCGGCGCCCGGTAGCGCCGCGGCCCGAACTCCGGGAACCACAGATCCCCGCCGTCGAAGCTGTCGTTCAGGTTGATCGTCACCGCGAAGCGCCGATGGGCCGTGCCCTTGGTCGTGTTGTCGCGGTGCGCCCGGAAGTGGCCGCCATCGGCCGCGTCGTAGCAGGAGACGATGTAGCGCTCGATCCGGGTGGCCTTGAACTGGAACGCCCTCTGGATTTCGGGGAGGAGGCGCCGCTGGAGCTGGGCGCGCAGGGCGGCTCGCACGGGCTCCTCGGCGATCTCGTGGTCGCGCCGGCGCTTGTGGGCGGCGTCCAGCATCCCGACCGTGCGCCCGTTCACCTCCCGCATGAAGCCGCTCTCCTGCCCGCCGTGCCGTTCATAGAGGGCGATCAGCTCCCGGCAGAACTCCGGATCCAGGATCCTCGGCAGTGCCAGCACGGGAGCGACCGGCTCGAAGCCGGCGGGCTGACCCGGCGGCGGAAGCGAGCGGAGATGGTCGAGGAGCGCGTTGAGCCCTCCCAAAGGGGCCGTGGCGAGAACCCGGAGCGCCGGGTCGAGCAGGAGGGCCGCCCCGTGATAGACGGGACGCTGGTCGGCGCCCTCGCCCGGCAGGAGGGCCCCGAAGAGGCGGCTGACGGCGAGGTCGTGGTCGCGGAAGACCCTCAGCCCCGGGTAGTGGTCGCGGACGGTCGCGAGCGGCCCGGCACCGCGGCGGGCGCTGTCGTCGCCGGCCGGGGGCGGGTCCGCGGTGACGGCGAAGGCGCAGGCCCGGCTGTCATCCAGAAGTCCGCTGGCCTGGGCCGCGCGCAGCATGTTCCAGGCGGCCGTGGTCTGGGCATGGGCCGGGACGGAGCCGAGGAAGACCAGCACCACGTACCGCCCGGCGACGCTGTCGAAGGTGTATCGCGGGTTGCTGTCGGTCCTGGCGCGGAACCTGGGAACGGGATCGCCCGGCCTGAAGCGATCGAGCGGGGGCAGGCCGGGTCTCGGAGCGCTGTCGTCGGGCATGGGCGTTCCAGCGGGTGTCGTCGCCAGCATGGCTACCATTCCGGGCCTGCTGTCCGGAATATCCGCTGCGGCCGGACGGGCTGCCCGGAGATCGCTG
This genomic window from Pararoseomonas sp. SCSIO 73927 contains:
- a CDS encoding hemolysin family protein; this translates as MSGREPPVSVVGLAGDALPGRSHPLEAILLEIAVVLVLVVLNGVFSLSELAVVSARRPRLRAMAEEGRPGARTALALASDPGRFLSTVQIGITLVGVLAGAFSGSALGGRLTAWLMGLGVPQSVADPAGFGGVVAVVTYLSIVVGELVPKRLALSNAEGLACTMAPLMNVVSRVAAPLVWLLDNSTGLIFRLMGRGDEPEEKVTQDDVRSLVTEAERHGSIETAERHMIAGVLRLGGRPVKGVMTPRGDVDWIDAAGSLDAMREVLMRTAHSRLPVIDGSPDIVIGVVQSRALLAAMLRGETLDPRAMARTAPMVPDTAEALEILSTLRKAEVPMALVHDEYGHFEGLVTPTDLTGAIVGGFRSDEDPGDEQAAVQREDGSWLLGGWMPADEMADTLRLTLPADRPYQTVAGFVLDAMKRLPQVGEGVEVDGWRFEVVDLDGRRIDKVLAAPARPGTVLATHRPGGGPPVR
- a CDS encoding 2OG-Fe(II) oxygenase; amino-acid sequence: MPDDSAPRPGLPPLDRFRPGDPVPRFRARTDSNPRYTFDSVAGRYVVLVFLGSVPAHAQTTAAWNMLRAAQASGLLDDSRACAFAVTADPPPAGDDSARRGAGPLATVRDHYPGLRVFRDHDLAVSRLFGALLPGEGADQRPVYHGAALLLDPALRVLATAPLGGLNALLDHLRSLPPPGQPAGFEPVAPVLALPRILDPEFCRELIALYERHGGQESGFMREVNGRTVGMLDAAHKRRRDHEIAEEPVRAALRAQLQRRLLPEIQRAFQFKATRIERYIVSCYDAADGGHFRAHRDNTTKGTAHRRFAVTINLNDSFDGGDLWFPEFGPRRYRAPVGGAVVFSCSLLHEATRVTRGTRYATLPFLYDEEAALLRERNLAFLGGAGEAAGSAAQG